The following proteins are encoded in a genomic region of Bacteroidales bacterium:
- a CDS encoding amidohydrolase family protein: protein MRKLSANYIFPVTSKPLKNGILVIDDYGKIIELIDTNGELKETANLEFYNGILVPGFINTHCHIELSFFKGEINKHKGLTDFIKDVVKKREILKNEKSIENADKEMMNNGIVAVGDISNDDTSIQVKKKSKIKYYNFIEVLGLENELDEKIFDEAQILYNKFKNEIEQQVSIVPHAPYSVSKKLFELIKKNKIYNNGVISIHNQESVEENKLFLKGDGKLYDLFQDMNIKISDIGKTGKSSLISIFNRLTYNTNILLVHNICTSIKDVEFVKEYIDKNKSSNLFWVICPKSNLYIENKLPDIQMFLNHKLNITIGTDSLASNNSLSVLEEIKTVIKYFPEISFSEILKWATINGAKALNFDNDLGSFDIGKTPGVNLISNFDFVNMNIKQNSHIKPLLK, encoded by the coding sequence ATGAGAAAATTATCTGCAAATTATATTTTTCCTGTAACAAGTAAACCATTAAAAAATGGAATTTTAGTAATTGATGATTATGGCAAAATTATTGAATTAATTGATACTAACGGAGAATTAAAAGAAACTGCAAATTTGGAATTTTACAACGGAATTTTAGTGCCGGGATTTATAAATACCCACTGCCATATTGAATTGTCATTTTTTAAAGGGGAAATTAATAAACATAAAGGACTGACGGATTTTATTAAAGATGTAGTAAAAAAACGAGAAATATTAAAAAATGAGAAAAGCATCGAAAATGCAGATAAAGAAATGATGAATAATGGGATTGTAGCTGTTGGAGATATTTCAAATGATGATACAAGTATTCAGGTTAAAAAAAAGAGTAAAATTAAATATTATAATTTTATTGAAGTTTTAGGATTAGAAAATGAACTTGATGAAAAAATTTTTGATGAAGCTCAAATTTTATATAATAAATTCAAAAATGAAATTGAACAACAGGTTTCTATTGTCCCACATGCCCCGTATTCTGTTTCAAAAAAACTATTCGAGCTAATCAAAAAAAATAAAATTTATAATAATGGTGTAATAAGTATTCATAATCAGGAAAGTGTTGAAGAAAACAAGTTGTTTTTAAAAGGTGATGGTAAATTATACGATCTGTTTCAGGATATGAATATTAAGATATCAGATATTGGAAAAACAGGAAAAAGCTCATTAATTTCAATATTTAACAGGCTTACATATAATACAAATATTTTGCTTGTTCATAATATATGTACTTCAATCAAAGATGTTGAATTTGTAAAAGAATATATTGATAAAAATAAGTCATCAAATTTATTTTGGGTAATTTGTCCCAAATCAAACCTTTATATTGAAAATAAATTGCCTGATATTCAAATGTTTTTAAATCACAAACTTAATATTACAATAGGTACTGATAGTTTGGCTTCAAACAATTCATTATCTGTATTGGAAGAGATAAAAACAGTTATAAAATATTTTCCTGAAATCAGTTTTAGCGAAATACTAAAATGGGCAACAATAAACGGAGCTAAAGCGTTAAATTTTGATAATGATTTAGGAAGTTTTGATATAGGTAAAACACCGGGAGTTAATTTAATTAGTAATTTTGATTTTGTAAATATGAATATTAAACAAAATAGCCATATTAAACCATTATTAAAGTGA